ATTCATTCCATAGTTCCAGAGCGTCGCCGCGCCGATTCCGAAGAGATTGCTGAGGAGGTAATGCCATCCGGCAAACTCCGTCAGTGCCCATAAAATGGAGAGGTTGATCACGGCGCCCCCGGCGCAAAAGAAGTTGAACGTAAGGAACCGGCTCATCCGGCTGACAAAACGGGGCCGCCGCTGCGAAAAATCCGCGAAGGTCCAGAACTCGTTCAAAAGGAAATTCGTCACGACGGCGGTTTCCACCGCAAAGAGGCCGCTCTGAAGATATCCCAGCCCCCACGCTGTGAGGAGGGTTAGCACGCCCATGTTGACAAAGACGCCCGATCCGCCGACAACCGAGAATTTTAGAAAACGCTTCAGCTCTCCCGTTTGCCTGGAAAGACGCAGGAGATGAATGATAAACTCTCCATACTGCCGCGGGCCGAGCTTGCTCCCGCCTAACTTTCGCTCGACAAAGGTGTATGGGACCTCCTCAACGCGTTGGTACTTTCCCCGGCCCAACACCTCTAAGAGAATCTTATATCCCTCAGGCTCCAGACGGCAGTTTTCGATCAC
Above is a genomic segment from Bdellovibrionota bacterium containing:
- a CDS encoding GtrA family protein, producing VIENCRLEPEGYKILLEVLGRGKYQRVEEVPYTFVERKLGGSKLGPRQYGEFIIHLLRLSRQTGELKRFLKFSVVGGSGVFVNMGVLTLLTAWGLGYLQSGLFAVETAVVTNFLLNEFWTFADFSQRRPRFVSRMSRFLTFNFFCAGGAVINLSILWALTEFAGWHYLLSNLFGIGAATLWNYGMNANITWESARADRIKGLEGRI